From a region of the Helianthus annuus cultivar XRQ/B chromosome 5, HanXRQr2.0-SUNRISE, whole genome shotgun sequence genome:
- the LOC110878090 gene encoding transcription factor MYB108 has translation MEYNMINSCIDMSGGEEDDNINMTTDDLRRGPWTVEEDFALINYIAHHGEGRWNSLARCAGLKRTGKSCRLRWLNYLRPDVRRGNITLEEQLLILELHSRWGNRWSKIAQHLPGRTDNEIKNYWRTRVQKHAKQLKCDVNSKQFKDTMRYLWMPRLAERIKAASTTTTATVTGDSSTITTTTTTSYPLNQSNMDNIHINNNTSQSLMTNTYDGYGNNLVNPSYTQDSSSTTSVSPVSDLTDGYYPISQSQNQDFFQSNNPISDGFYGPLISPSGCFNREMEFATMEENNQWSGINGGGDFSDSLWNVEDILFLDQQFNNM, from the exons ATGGAATATAACATGATCAACAGTTGTATTGACATGAGTGGTGGTGAagaagatgataacatcaacatgACGACGGATGATCTTCGAAGAGGTCCTTGGACTGTTGAAGAGGATTTTGCTCTCATCAACTACATCGCCCATCATGGTGAAGGACGATGGAATTCTCTTGCCCGTTGCGCGG GACTCAAGAGAACCGGAAAGAGCTGCAGATTACGGTGGCTAAACTATCTCCGTCCTGATGTCCGTCGTGGAAATATTACTCTAGAAGAACAGCTCTTGATTCTTGAACTTCATTCGCGCTGGGGCAATCG ATGGTCAAAAATAGCACAACACTTACCCGGAAGAACCGATAACGAGATCAAGAACTACTGGAGAACAAGAGTTCAAAAACATGCTAAACAATTAAAATGTGATGTAAACAGCAAGCAGTTTAAGGACACCATGCGTTATCTTTGGATGCCGCGGTTAGCGGAGCGGATTAAGGCGGCTTCCACCACCACAACCGCCACCGTCACCGGAGATTCCTCCACCataacaaccaccaccaccacctcctacCCACTCAACCAAAGCAACATGGATAATATTCATATTAACAATAACACAAGCCAGTCACTAATGACCAACACTTATGATGGTTATGGTAACAACCTAGTTAACCCTAGCTATACACAAGATAGTTCAAGCACCACATCGGTTTCACCTGTGTCTGACTTGACTGATGGTTATTATCCGATCTCTCAGAGCCAAAATCAAGATTTCTTTCAAAGTAACAACCCAATTAGCGACGGTTTCTATGGCCCTTTAATCAGCCCCTCGGGTTGCTTCAACCGAGAGATGGAGTTCGCAACAATGGAGGAAAACAACCAGTGGTCCGGCATCAATGGTGGTGGTGACTTTTCCGACAGTTTGTGGAATGTTGAGGACATTTTATTTCTTGACCAACAATTCAACAATATGTGA